Proteins encoded together in one Streptomyces umbrinus window:
- a CDS encoding carbohydrate ABC transporter permease, whose translation MSTHTGLTRTPLRRVLDYAVLGVLAFIFVLPVLYLLIGSLKPSDEVLNGLSGFLPTHLSFDNYSNVLSSLNSDSTGYFWRFMGISLLLAFVVVTGGLFVNSMAAYGLSRLKWRGRNAVFTLILLLMLVPFESVAVPLFYMFNDQRNTLFIQAIPFIANAFSVYQFHTFFRSIPPSIEEAARIDGAGPWRTFFAIIVPMSKPAFASVAILTFLTQWGSFLWPVLMVSDPSVRPLPLEMSVFQAQLPPDWGQILAFGVLLVLPVLIVFAFFQRWFVQGVASSAVKG comes from the coding sequence ATGAGCACCCACACGGGCCTCACCCGCACACCCCTGCGCCGCGTCCTCGACTACGCCGTCCTCGGCGTACTGGCGTTCATCTTCGTGCTGCCCGTCCTCTACCTGTTGATAGGCAGCCTCAAGCCGTCCGACGAAGTGCTGAACGGCCTGTCCGGCTTCCTGCCCACGCACCTGTCCTTCGACAACTACTCCAACGTCCTGAGCAGCCTCAACTCCGACAGCACCGGCTACTTCTGGCGCTTCATGGGCATCTCGCTGCTGCTCGCGTTCGTGGTGGTGACGGGTGGACTGTTCGTCAACTCGATGGCGGCGTACGGGCTGTCACGGCTGAAGTGGCGCGGCCGCAACGCCGTCTTCACCCTCATCCTGCTGCTGATGCTGGTCCCGTTCGAGTCGGTGGCCGTCCCGCTCTTCTACATGTTCAACGACCAGCGCAACACGCTCTTCATCCAGGCGATCCCGTTCATCGCCAACGCCTTCTCCGTCTACCAGTTCCACACCTTCTTCCGCTCGATCCCGCCGAGCATCGAGGAAGCCGCCCGCATCGACGGCGCGGGCCCCTGGCGCACCTTCTTCGCCATCATCGTCCCCATGTCGAAGCCGGCCTTCGCATCCGTGGCGATCCTCACCTTCCTCACCCAGTGGGGCTCCTTCCTCTGGCCCGTCCTGATGGTCTCCGACCCCTCGGTACGCCCGCTGCCCCTGGAGATGAGCGTCTTCCAGGCCCAACTCCCGCCGGACTGGGGTCAGATCCTCGCCTTCGGCGTCCTCCTGGTCCTGCCCGTACTGATCGTCTTCGCGTTCTTCCAACGCTGGTTCGTCCAGGGAGTCGCCAGCTCGGCCGTCAAGGGCTGA
- a CDS encoding carbohydrate ABC transporter permease, translating into MTSVEPAHAAPHAREKAPPVTAAKPARPVRPARSVRKNRDWLHGLLMSTPAVAGLIAFVGIPFGYAVVLSFYNVRLGSPLAPTFFGLEQYRRLFTDPDLSGPFLRALLNNLTFAVVVVPVQTALALGLAILLNRKLKAIGLFRSLFFMPVVFPMALVAVIWRLILARSDQGMLNSALHAVSFGNWGAFDWLGDSATAMASIIVLSIWQGVGFQMVILLAGLQQIPGELYEAADLDRASRWQQFRHITLPGIRGTLVFVAMLTSVLSFRVFDQVYVLVKGGGLNEDAGRTVMYQAVTTAFDQNNVGQAAAITVVFFLIVVALTLIQRRVVRPDNED; encoded by the coding sequence GTGACCTCCGTCGAACCGGCGCACGCCGCGCCCCACGCCCGGGAGAAGGCCCCACCCGTGACCGCCGCCAAGCCCGCGCGTCCGGTGCGTCCGGCGCGTTCCGTGCGCAAGAACCGCGACTGGCTGCACGGCCTGCTCATGTCCACGCCCGCCGTCGCCGGACTCATCGCCTTCGTGGGCATCCCGTTCGGCTACGCCGTCGTCCTCTCCTTCTACAACGTCCGCCTCGGCTCCCCGCTCGCGCCCACCTTCTTCGGTCTGGAGCAGTACCGACGGCTGTTCACCGACCCCGACCTGTCCGGCCCCTTCCTGCGGGCCCTGCTGAACAACCTGACCTTCGCCGTGGTCGTCGTACCGGTCCAGACGGCCCTGGCGCTGGGGCTGGCGATCCTGCTGAACCGCAAGCTCAAGGCGATCGGCCTGTTCCGGTCCCTCTTCTTCATGCCGGTCGTCTTCCCGATGGCGCTGGTCGCCGTGATCTGGCGGCTCATCCTCGCCCGCAGCGACCAGGGCATGCTCAACTCCGCCCTGCACGCTGTCAGTTTCGGCAACTGGGGAGCCTTCGACTGGCTCGGCGACTCCGCCACCGCGATGGCCTCGATCATCGTGCTGTCCATCTGGCAGGGCGTCGGCTTCCAGATGGTCATCCTCCTCGCCGGCCTCCAGCAGATACCGGGTGAGCTCTACGAGGCCGCGGATCTCGACCGCGCGAGCCGCTGGCAGCAGTTTCGCCACATCACACTGCCCGGCATCCGCGGCACCCTCGTCTTCGTCGCCATGCTCACCTCGGTGCTCTCCTTCCGCGTCTTCGACCAGGTCTACGTCCTCGTCAAGGGCGGCGGCCTCAACGAGGACGCCGGCCGCACCGTGATGTACCAGGCCGTCACCACCGCCTTCGACCAGAACAACGTCGGCCAGGCAGCCGCGATCACCGTCGTCTTCTTCCTGATCGTCGTCGCCCTGACCCTCATCCAGCGCCGCGTCGTCCGGCCCGACAACGAGGACTGA